From the genome of Carassius carassius chromosome 49, fCarCar2.1, whole genome shotgun sequence:
cccacctgcaataccatcgagacccactagggggccgcggaccacaggttgaaaaccactgaactAGACAAACTAACTATTTGCAAACAAGTCTGTATATGTACAAATCGCTGCACAATCATTTAATCCCGAATCAGATGAaaaaggcatttgtttgtggCTTGTAAAATACGTGTATAAAATCGATGTAGTACATTGATATTTTTGCGTGCATCTATTAATAATGTTGAGTCCCATCCCATCCCATATTTCTTTATCAGCCTGTCACTTTAACAAGTGAAGCGTGCATTCGTGCTTGAACTCACCTCAACGGTTTATCAGTTCGTCATCCTCTGCTCATTTCCTCGTCAACGCCCACACAGCTTATACAGGAGCCAATCAGAGAGCAGCACACGTGACGAGCGTTCTTAGCGATGACCTCATCCCTACAGTGGGATGACGTCAAATACAAGATGGATGGAATCACGACTGTTTCATGCTCAACGCAACTCTAAAACAAAGTCCAGTGTCGGAGCTCCGGGGCACCCAAAGCCACCGAACTAGGGTGAGTAGAAATGCTGAACAACTTTGTTTCGTCGTCTAAGTGAAGTAGTTGAATGTTGTTTTGGTAAAAACAGGCTTTCCTGAAGTAACGCCGAGGAGATTTTGACAGAAGCGGCTGCTCTCAGTCTGTTGTGCAGGATGCGATGTATGCGCAGTCGGTGTCTGGAGCACTGTGTGCGCGCAGACGCGTGTTCTAATCGTTTCTCGTATCTTGTGAATAGTGGAGGGAAGAGACGCAACCGTTGCCTGTATTTTGTGACTTGTTTGCTAATAGGGTCACAGTTTGGCAAGGGTGATTCAACAgatggttttattttaaacagagcTCGAGATTTAGAGGAAGGGACATGCAGcgaaatcatttaattttaaatattaacatatttattgcCTCGTTTTCATACGTGAATAGTCTCTCTATGCGACGTAAAACTAACTGTAACTAACGTTAGACATGTAATCAGCGGTCGTTATGCGCATGCGTAGACGCTTACTGTATTTTATAACTTTCCTTGCTTATTGTAATTCTGCAATGACATTATTTAACAGCTTACGAAATaacttaaatatgtatatttttctaatTTGAGCATTTTAAATGTCAacttttttcttcatatttgttTTGCTGTAATGATTTGTAGTTGAAATCATGTATCATGTGTCAGTGTTTAATTTTACAgcgtattaataaaataatagtgcTTGCAGTCAGGCTTCTTTGtcaatttgtttatatatatatatatatatatatatatatatatatatacatatacatatacatatatatatatatatatatatatatatacatatatatatatatatacatatatatatatatacatatacatacatatatatatatatatacatatatacatatatatatatatatacatatatactaacACACACAATATATTGCAGTGGTTGTCAATCACTCCAGGGTGCGCCATTATTCAAGAAAATATTcaaagaatattaaatattaaaaatattaaaataaataatcatatctGATTTCCGATGTTTCAATaactatgtatttttttttattaaaacaaagttgttggaaatgtgttttttatttgagaGTGACTAATGTGATGTAAGCTTACATGTTGTGCCTATCTTAGCATTTGTCAGCATTTTCATGTTTAAGCTATTATGTATGTTTCATGGTAATAATCTACAGTAAGATAAataattttagcattatttaatgtaatgggtagcatttattaatgtaaattcattttaatttccaCATACTAATATATTGTTAACATTTCAAGTTGAATTTCACATAAATTAACAATACACTAAAAGTGtattatacatttacataaaaatacataaattaattatgTAAAAATTGTTGTTCATTTGAAGTTTGTGATACCGGGTGCATTAAGTAATGTACTGATATTTGTGATCAGTACTGAACATACTGATATTTGCGAAAAGTGTTACCAAGATTATTTTTATGTAGCTTAATTGAAATGGCAGTTGTAATGACTTTTCAATGTCACtaaatttgtattttcttttactCCCCTTCAAAGCCAAAATGGAGGGCCTTGGGCACTACTGTAACCCTTCCCATGGTATTTCACTGCTGGGTGCCCTCAACGAGCAGCGGTTGAAGGGACAGCTCTGTGATGTTGTGTTGTTAGTGGGTGATCAACAGTACCAGGCCCATAAAAGTGTCCTTGCAGCATGCAGTGAATACTTCCAGTCTGTGTTCTCCAGAAGGGACTCAGAGAACCGCTCCATTGTTCAGCTTGACTTCTGTGAGCCTGATGCATTTGAGATTGTGCTAAACTACATCTACTCATCATCTCTGTTTGTGGAGAAATGCAGCCTGGCAGCTATACAGGAGTTGGGATATAGCCTCGGCATTCCCTTTCTAACCAACATCATGTCTATAAGACCTCAGGCGTCATACTCTGTGTCAAGAAAACGGATGTCGCTCTCTGAGGAGGAGGATGGCGCTTCTCAAAAGAGAAGTGTTATTGTACATCAAGGTCAAGGTGAGCAGCCTGGCATGGATGTGTTTCAGAGGAAAAGTTTGACTCTTCAGGGAAAACTGTTTAAACAGGCCACAGAGCCACCTTCGCTCACACGTGATTTTAGCAATCAGAGCAAATCCTCAGGACACGTCAGACCAAGTGAAAAAGAGACAAACAGTACCTCTTACAgcagaaattcaaacaaaaacacaGACGATGGTGATTGCAGATCTATCATCTCCTCACCAACATCCATTCTGAGACATCGAGCTGAATACCGATCACCATCTATGAGGCCAAAACTAACATCCTCAGTGTCATTCAGTGAGTCTGTACAGCACACTAGCCTACAATCAGATCAAACTGAAGGTGCCATTGATGGAAGAATGGAAGTGTCTCATGAATCCAGGCCAGTAGGTGATCATCAAGGTCCACACAACCAAATCGTAGACCGAAGTGGGCCACTTATTAAAAGTCTGCTGCGCAGATCATTGTCAATGGATAGTCCCGTTCCTGTATTTTCTCCAGCTCTGGACCTTAAGGACTCACAAATTCAAGAACAGTCTGTAGTCAAGTTATTTACCACAACAGCAAGGTTGCCTTCCCCTGAACATGAGGATAGGGTGTCAAAAGATATGCCATTTCTTCTCAGGTCAAGACAAAGAAATGCATACGAGACGGACGGCACTCAAACAACTCAAATCAGGATTAAAGCGGAGCCCAGCAGTCCCCTTGCTGACCCTTCTGAAATCGTTCGCATTACTGTTGGAGACAATCTGCCATTAAATTTCAAAGTCTTTCATGCAAACTATGATGAAAGCTCCAGAGGGTACTTCGGTCCCTTGATGAAGAGGAAGACTAAGATAGATGGAAGTTATATGCCCTTTAAGAAATCTAGGCCTGTTAATGAGCATCATCTGTTGCATCAGGAAAGCACATTTGGTGAGGTACCTTACAATTCCAACATAGACAATAATAATGAGGAACCTGGAGAACTTCGGccaaacaaaatgtttaagtgCTGGAACTGCCTGAAGGTTTTCAGGTCTAATGCAGGTCTGTATCGCCATGTGAACATGTACCACAACCCAAAGAAGCCGTATGCTTGTGACATCTGCCACAAACGTTTTCACACAAACTTCAAAGTCTGGACTCATTGCCAAACCCAACACGGCGTGGTGCAAAATCCCGCAACCTCTTCTAGTTCCTATTCTGTCCTGGATGAAAAGTTTCAGAGGAAGCTAATTGATATTGTCAGAGAACGGGAAATAAAGAAGGCCTTGATTATAAAGCTCCGGAGATCCAGGCAAGGCTTACAGTCGCAACCCTTCGGCAGGAAAAACAGGCGATCGAGGTCCTACGGATGCCCCTACTGtggtaaaatgtttttctttcaatCACATTTAAAACTACATATGAAAGGACACTCCGCTGAGCGGGCTAACCTTGACATGGATGCCGAGAGAGACCTTCAatacaagcagcagcagcagttgaCACATATTAAAGAAAACCAAGATAAGGATGTCTTTTTTTGCCGGCTCTGCAATGAGAAACTGCCCTCTTTGACTGAATTAGAAGACCATGAGAGAGCATGTAGGTATGCTACCGTCTGCCCATATTGTGGACTTCGATTCTCCAACACAGTTGTCAAGAAAGACCATGAAGCTCACTGCAAGTACAAAAAGCTGTCCTGTCTTGAGTGTATGCGCACGTTTAAGTCTTCTTTCAGCATATGGCGTCATCAGGTGGAAGTCCACAAGCAAAATATGATGAGTGTGAAGGAGCAGTTGACTCTCGGTCTCCAGGAGAGCAATCATGACGAATCATCCAACGTTCTCGGAGTTCCTCCTTCTTCTCAGGAGTTGATACGTGACTCCAGAGAGGAAGCAGTGTTCAGTGACTCGTCAGTTCCACCAATGTATGATTCTGAAGACTCGTCGTCTTATGTACCAGAGGACTTGAGCACTCACGGTCCAGGGGAGCTTCAAGTCAAAGAGGAACCTCTAGAGGAAGCAGTATCAGCCAAGGATGGCATGAGCACCACTTCTGTTGGATCTGAGGAACCAGGCGTTTGGCCTTGTGAGAAGTGTGGGAAGCTTTTCGGTGGCCACAAAGACCTGGAACGACATCAGGAACTGCTTTGCCACATCAAACCCTTCATCTGCCACATATGTCACAAAGCATTCAGGACCAACTTCCGCCTCTGGAGCCACTACCAGTCCCACATGTCCACACCTGAGGAGCCAGGGATGAGAGAGATTGACAGGGTTCAGTcttctccatctccttctccaCCTCTCACAATTTCCATCCCAGAGCCTCCAGCTTCTCAAGAACCTCCACTCAAAGTAACCCATTCTGGGGTGGATGCCTCAGAAGAGGAACCCAGAGGCTCCATGTCACCGTCAACCAAACTCAAGAAGCCACAGCAAGACAAAAAAGGTGACGGTGAGCCTAGGGAACAATCTCACTTCAAGTCCGACAGCACAGACGAAACTATTACCCCTCAGGAATCTGACACGCTATTTTACCATGCTCCAACTCTCTCTGCACTTACCTTTAAACGGCAGTACATGTGCAAATTCTGTCACCGGACATTTAAGTCCGCTTTCAGTCTGTGGAGTCACGAGCAGAGCCATACATAAGAGTGCAGAGTTGCACATTTGTAGCCCTAACCATTAAAGTTGTCTCCTTTAAACTGCCAAATGATTTACTTTGGGAGACACTTGCAGACAAAACCCAGGGATTTATTAATAGAATTTGATCATACTTAATATACCTAATTTCTATAAACAGTATTCAAAGACTGTCAAGAGTTTCCTGAATGCATCTTTGATTGTATGCCAAGAGTTGCTCAAAACATAAATTAGTTTTCTAAAGCATTTCCCTGTATTACATTTTAAGTTCACTTTTCAATGATCATGAAAGGCCATTATATTCTTTCACCTTAAGAACTCTtctaaattagtttattttattgcaaacaAAAAATGAGTGATTAATTTTTTGGATTTTTAGTGGCCTTTATGCTGTTAGCACTTTCAAATATTTCCAAATAAACATTGTTCTCTATTAAAAGCACAGGCCTATGCAGATAGGGCATTAATAGACATTAATTCCCTCTTTTCTGGCCTAAAATGATAGCTTAAATGTATTTATGCCCCATTTAAGTTAAGTGTTTAGACATTAAATGCCCAATTCAGCCCTGCTTATGCTGTTATAGCTTTTAATCTTAAATTGATATCAAACTATACAATAAACTTTGTGAACATTGATAGAGGTGAGgaaaatgttaatcatttaattttgatatagctagttaagttgtatttataattttaagaatATTCTGTTAATGTGTTTTTGCCAGTTATGTAAACTTACCTGTACATGGTATTTTTGTTTAGAGGATGTGGATAATATTCAGTAATTGCATTGAACAAATCGAAGGCTTTATATGTACAAATAGCAGGTTTGGAGTGATGTTCTTTAAGCAGTTTAGTGTGTACCTGCAATGTGGATCttctaatattttttgttgtacaGGACATGCAGTATATATGTGGGAATTACTTCTCATAAATGTGTAGAGATGAAGTCTGAGTAGATTTTCGTACTGTATCAGTACATTGTGAGCTGGACCATAGTGTAAGTTCAACTTACCAGAACTCTGTACTCAGTGATTAATGAAGTCTTGATGCAATGACGTTGAATGGTTGGACATTCCCGATGTTCAGTGGACCTTTTCTGTGACCGTATGAGCCAGAAAAGGtctttattctaaaatattaaagcACAAAAACAGCAATCTTATTTCTTAttagcaagtgtttgaaatatcaATCAATTAAGGAAAAGTCTTCTTCCCTTACATTAGGGGATGTTTGGCTTCACAAGCTTATGGcctttgttgaacacaaaatctAAATATGTTGCTTGCTGTTTGCATTTTCCATCAGCTACTGACATTTAGTCTATATTTTGATGGATAAAATGGTAATACATTCCTTTTTATGTTACACCCCTAAAAAAAAGGTATTGATTAATGAACAAGTTGCCCATTACTCAGGATAGAAGTTCCTGATTTAGTGTGCATTTAATTTGTCCCCAGTATTACATGACATAACATCAACTTCTTGTTTTGAGTAAAGAGTTTAACCATATTATCAGCAGATCAATGTGTCCTGATGATAAAAtgattatttcagtaattgatAAACTTCTTAATATGGTTTAATGAAAGATTGTATGACATTGAATGAATAGGGATGACAGAACAGACCATTTAAACATCATCCTGGTTTTTGTTTGTacaacacacacattttctctTATGAAAAGTATCTCTTGTAGTATCTCTGCAATAACTAATATTTGTAAGCACTTGAattgttctaatgtggctttAAAAACTATCAGTTTTTGTGTTAAATCATTTTCTACTGTTTCTGTGCTTGctttctaaaataaatatcaacatGTGCAATAATTTGTTTGTGTTCTGATTTGGACACTGTGTCAGTTACAAAATTTACAGACACTATTTGGGTAAAGTATGAATTCTTATCTATTGGATGAAAAAcagtatgcagtatatatacagtatagaagtTTATCtcacataaatatgtattaaatatgtttttgttttttattgaaaaggctaatttttttaattgaatagaCATTACATTTGTTACTTAGCTTTTGAGTTTAGGTGAATGCATGGAAAAAAGCACGTACTTATCAGCGTAACAAAAATTCAGACAAATttgcaagagaaaaaaataatatataattcagGGAacataattagattttattaaaaaaaaaaaaaaaagtatgaataatTTGCTTGCGTGAATTAGCTGATGGAAACATTGTGAACAGCATAATTATACAGGAAAAGTGTAGTGATTTTACTTGAAATCCCATTGTAATGATTTTCTATTTTTACAAGATCATCATAAACATCCAAGAAGCATCTGGCTTCAGCTGCTTAACTGTCTTTTACAATGCCAGTGTGTCTTTGATCAGCCTCCTCATGGTAGTGCTCACTGACGTGCCCAGAGAATCAGTGATCTGGTACGTGATCTTGTACAGATACGGCTGGACGTCTTTCAAACTCGTATCGAACACATTGTCCACCTCCGATTGTGTAGGCATCTTGGGAAGATACTCATGACGGTTAATGACTTCCACGACGTTGATGACTTTCTCGCCGAGCTTCTCGCCAACCTTCTCCCTGCAGATCTGGCGCTCTTGTTCGTTGGCCAGGTTCACCACGTTCACCTTAATACTCCAGACCTCCCACGGGATGCATTCGTCTGAAAAGGGCCAGCGTGACTTCTTCTTCTGGTAGAACTCCAAAGAGATCTGACCCATGCCATCACTCCCAGAATTACCAAGAGCATCCTGGGTAGAAATAAGGTTGTGgttataaaatgtgtaaaaacgcTTTGTTTTACCTTAGTAATTGCTGGAACAAATATTTAGGAACCAAATATAATAAGGATGCAAAATATAGTCTTTGTATACTTGGACTATATTTCGAATCCTCTGTTAGAGgagttaaatttatttaatttttttaaatagagagaATTACAGTTTTTCAAAGCAATAAGATTTTGAAGAAGGCAAGAATCCACagttttaaatgatttggttagAGTTCGTTTCCATAGAACTATGGAACATGAAATTAAGAGCAAAAGAATACTTTATTGAAAAGATATAGGCACCTCTGAAATGAAAGAATTTAAAGAAACAGATATATTAGATTAATTCATATAGCATATTATGGTTAGGTATCATGTCTTACAGGTGTGATTATAAATGCATAATATAGATATAATATGAGAACATACATTAATTTTCCATCTGGAGATGTAAAAATCTACCAACTTGTTTAGATATACtgtctttgtttttatgttttggtgCTGGGTATTATTAACACAAAAGAACAAAACTGAATGAAAAGAAAGGAGAAGcataaaaatggaataaaatactgAGGGAAGAAGTATGcccttagaaaagaaaaaaaaattgtatatgaataatgaaatgaacCATGATTCAGTAGCGTTATACCATGGTACTAAAATCACGTCAGAGTATTCTGGTAGCCTACTACCATGGAGCATGTCCAAACATGGTGTTACCATGGTACACCTTTATAGTGAGTTAAAGCCTAATAGTctaataagaatatatatatatcttaaatgAACTTCTGTGATTAAAAGCACCTTAAATTCGGCTACCGCTTTCCTGATAACCCTGTCCAGCTCATCAGAAGACACTCGCACGAATGTGAAGTCGATGAAGTCGCAGTCCACGTCCTGAGTTCCCACGGTGCCGATGGAGTACGTGCCCTCTTTCTTATAGTGAAATTTCCCCGTGCTGCGGTGCAGAAGGATCGTGTGCAGGAGGGCTAGCATGGCCTCATCCACCTGCCTGCCCTCCACTGACACCTCCAGGACTTCTGATCGACAGTTCATGATATTCTATAATAATGTTCTATAGCTAATAAACCAAAAAGATTTTCGAATGATCTGTTGATCTGAGCTAAACTGTGTCAAATAGATCTAAACATTCAGTTATTCTGCCTCTAAAAAGCGTCACTTCAGACTGTCTGAAAcaggtta
Proteins encoded in this window:
- the LOC132132188 gene encoding zinc finger and BTB domain-containing protein 21-like, whose product is MEGLGHYCNPSHGISLLGALNEQRLKGQLCDVVLLVGDQQYQAHKSVLAACSEYFQSVFSRRDSENRSIVQLDFCEPDAFEIVLNYIYSSSLFVEKCSLAAIQELGYSLGIPFLTNIMSIRPQASYSVSRKRMSLSEEEDGASQKRSVIVHQGQGEQPGMDVFQRKSLTLQGKLFKQATEPPSLTRDFSNQSKSSGHVRPSEKETNSTSYSRNSNKNTDDGDCRSIISSPTSILRHRAEYRSPSMRPKLTSSVSFSESVQHTSLQSDQTEGAIDGRMEVSHESRPVGDHQGPHNQIVDRSGPLIKSLLRRSLSMDSPVPVFSPALDLKDSQIQEQSVVKLFTTTARLPSPEHEDRVSKDMPFLLRSRQRNAYETDGTQTTQIRIKAEPSSPLADPSEIVRITVGDNLPLNFKVFHANYDESSRGYFGPLMKRKTKIDGSYMPFKKSRPVNEHHLLHQESTFGEVPYNSNIDNNNEEPGELRPNKMFKCWNCLKVFRSNAGLYRHVNMYHNPKKPYACDICHKRFHTNFKVWTHCQTQHGVVQNPATSSSSYSVLDEKFQRKLIDIVREREIKKALIIKLRRSRQGLQSQPFGRKNRRSRSYGCPYCGKMFFFQSHLKLHMKGHSAERANLDMDAERDLQYKQQQQLTHIKENQDKDVFFCRLCNEKLPSLTELEDHERACRYATVCPYCGLRFSNTVVKKDHEAHCKYKKLSCLECMRTFKSSFSIWRHQVEVHKQNMMSVKEQLTLGLQESNHDESSNVLGVPPSSQELIRDSREEAVFSDSSVPPMYDSEDSSSYVPEDLSTHGPGELQVKEEPLEEAVSAKDGMSTTSVGSEEPGVWPCEKCGKLFGGHKDLERHQELLCHIKPFICHICHKAFRTNFRLWSHYQSHMSTPEEPGMREIDRVQSSPSPSPPLTISIPEPPASQEPPLKVTHSGVDASEEEPRGSMSPSTKLKKPQQDKKGDGEPREQSHFKSDSTDETITPQESDTLFYHAPTLSALTFKRQYMCKFCHRTFKSAFSLWSHEQSHT
- the LOC132132167 gene encoding autophagy-related protein 101 codes for the protein MNCRSEVLEVSVEGRQVDEAMLALLHTILLHRSTGKFHYKKEGTYSIGTVGTQDVDCDFIDFTFVRVSSDELDRVIRKAVAEFKDALGNSGSDGMGQISLEFYQKKKSRWPFSDECIPWEVWSIKVNVVNLANEQERQICREKVGEKLGEKVINVVEVINRHEYLPKMPTQSEVDNVFDTSLKDVQPYLYKITYQITDSLGTSVSTTMRRLIKDTLAL